In Nocardia asteroides, the following proteins share a genomic window:
- a CDS encoding F0F1 ATP synthase subunit gamma — protein sequence MASLRELRSRIRGVNSIKKITKAQELIATSRISKAQARVAAAKPYAEEITKVLGELASASKNLSHPLLTERPNARRAAVLVITSDSGMCGGYNSNVLKRAEELMTTLRGDGKEPVLYVMGNKGLTYYKFRNRPFQASWTGFSQQPKYTDASAACQHLVEAFMAGSDNEVPSLDGTGTIAGVDELHIVYTKFVSMLTQNPEVRRLAPIQVSFVDENYELGDDILSDSPNAVVTAQYEFEPDADVLLGALLPKYVNTRIYASLLEAAASESAARRTAMKAATDNANELASVLQREANSVRQAQITQEISEIVGGVNALASSSDRD from the coding sequence GTGGCAAGTTTGCGCGAATTGCGCTCCCGCATTCGTGGTGTGAATTCGATCAAGAAGATCACCAAGGCTCAGGAACTGATCGCGACCTCGCGAATTTCCAAGGCCCAGGCCAGGGTCGCGGCGGCCAAGCCGTACGCCGAGGAGATCACCAAGGTCCTCGGCGAGCTCGCGAGCGCTTCGAAGAACCTGTCGCACCCGCTGCTGACCGAGCGTCCCAACGCTCGTCGGGCCGCTGTCCTGGTGATCACCAGTGACAGCGGTATGTGCGGTGGCTACAACTCGAACGTGCTCAAGCGCGCCGAGGAGCTCATGACCACCCTGCGTGGCGACGGCAAGGAGCCGGTGCTGTACGTGATGGGCAACAAGGGCCTCACGTACTACAAGTTCCGTAACCGCCCGTTCCAGGCGTCGTGGACCGGCTTCTCGCAGCAGCCGAAGTACACCGACGCGTCGGCCGCGTGCCAGCACCTGGTCGAGGCCTTCATGGCCGGCTCGGACAACGAGGTTCCCTCGCTGGACGGCACCGGGACCATCGCGGGCGTCGACGAACTGCACATCGTGTACACCAAGTTCGTCTCGATGCTGACCCAGAACCCGGAGGTGCGCCGCCTGGCGCCGATCCAGGTGAGCTTCGTGGACGAGAACTACGAGCTCGGCGACGACATCCTGTCGGATTCGCCGAACGCGGTGGTCACGGCGCAGTACGAATTCGAGCCGGACGCCGATGTGCTGCTGGGCGCGCTGCTGCCCAAGTACGTCAACACGCGTATCTACGCATCGTTGCTCGAGGCAGCGGCATCCGAGTCCGCGGCTCGGCGCACCGCAATGAAGGCGGCGACCGACAACGCCAACGAGCTGGCCAGTGTGCTCCAGCGCGAGGCGAACTCGGTGCGTCAGGCCCAGATCACGCAGGAAATCAGCGAAATCGTCGGCGGCGTGAACGCGCTGGCGTCGAGCTCGGACCGCGACTAG
- the atpD gene encoding F0F1 ATP synthase subunit beta has protein sequence MTAAVTQDNATKAGATAGRVVRVIGPVVDVEFPRGAIPELFNALNADIKLASVAKTLTLEVAQHLGDNIVRTISMQPTDGLVRGATVTDSGKPISVPVGDIVKGHVFNALGDCLDSPGLGRDGEQWGIHRKPPSFDQLEGKTEMLETGVKVIDLLTPYVKGGKIGLFGGAGVGKTVLIQEMITRIAREFSGTSVFAGVGERTREGTDLHLEMEEMGVLQDTALVFGQMDEPPGTRMRVALSALTMAEYFRDVQHQDVLLFIDNIFRFTQAGSEVSTLLGRMPSAVGYQPTLADEMGELQERITSTRGRSITSLQAIYVPADDYTDPAPATTFAHLDATTELSRPISQKGIYPAVDPLTSTSRILEASIVGERHFRVANEVKRILQKYKELQDIIAILGMDELSEEDKVLVGRARRLEKFLGQNFIVAEKFTGQPGSVVPLEQTIDDFDRVCKGEFDHFPEQAFNSCGGLDDVEAAAKKIAGK, from the coding sequence ATGACCGCAGCTGTCACTCAGGACAACGCGACCAAGGCGGGCGCAACCGCCGGCCGCGTCGTCCGTGTCATCGGCCCCGTCGTGGACGTCGAGTTCCCGCGTGGCGCCATCCCCGAGCTGTTCAACGCTCTCAACGCCGACATCAAGCTCGCGTCGGTGGCCAAGACCCTGACCCTCGAGGTCGCCCAGCACCTCGGTGACAACATCGTGCGCACCATCTCGATGCAGCCCACCGACGGTCTGGTCCGTGGCGCCACCGTCACCGACTCGGGCAAGCCGATCTCGGTGCCCGTCGGCGACATCGTCAAGGGCCACGTGTTCAACGCCCTCGGCGACTGCCTCGACTCGCCCGGCCTCGGCCGCGACGGCGAGCAGTGGGGCATCCACCGCAAGCCCCCGAGCTTCGACCAGCTCGAGGGTAAGACCGAGATGCTGGAGACCGGCGTCAAGGTCATCGACCTGCTGACCCCGTACGTCAAGGGCGGCAAGATCGGTCTGTTCGGTGGTGCCGGTGTCGGCAAGACCGTGCTGATCCAGGAGATGATCACCCGTATCGCTCGCGAGTTCTCCGGCACCTCGGTGTTCGCGGGCGTCGGTGAGCGTACCCGTGAGGGGACCGACCTCCACCTGGAAATGGAAGAGATGGGCGTCCTCCAGGACACCGCCCTCGTCTTCGGCCAGATGGACGAGCCGCCGGGCACGCGTATGCGCGTGGCCCTGTCCGCGCTGACCATGGCGGAGTACTTCCGCGATGTCCAGCACCAGGACGTGCTGCTCTTCATCGACAACATCTTCCGTTTCACCCAGGCCGGTTCCGAGGTCTCGACCCTGCTGGGTCGTATGCCCTCCGCCGTGGGTTACCAGCCGACGCTGGCGGACGAGATGGGTGAGCTCCAGGAGCGCATCACCTCGACCCGTGGTCGCTCGATCACCTCGCTGCAGGCGATCTACGTCCCCGCCGACGACTACACCGACCCGGCGCCGGCGACCACCTTCGCCCACCTGGACGCGACGACCGAGCTCTCCCGCCCGATCTCGCAGAAGGGCATCTATCCGGCCGTCGACCCGCTGACCTCGACCTCTCGTATCCTCGAGGCTTCGATCGTCGGCGAGCGTCACTTCCGCGTGGCCAACGAGGTGAAGCGGATCCTGCAGAAGTACAAGGAGCTGCAGGACATCATCGCCATCCTCGGTATGGACGAGCTCTCCGAAGAGGACAAGGTCCTCGTCGGCCGCGCCCGTCGTCTGGAGAAGTTCCTCGGCCAGAACTTCATCGTGGCCGAGAAGTTCACCGGTCAGCCGGGCTCGGTCGTGCCGCTGGAGCAGACCATCGACGACTTCGATCGCGTCTGCAAGGGCGAGTTCGACCACTTCCCGGAGCAGGCGTTCAACTCCTGCGGTGGTCTCGACGACGTCGAGGCGGCCGCGAAGAAGATCGCCGGGAAGTAG
- a CDS encoding F0F1 ATP synthase subunit epsilon → MAEMTVDLVAVERKLWSGQATFVSAQTTEGQIGIMAGHEPLLGQLVEGGTVSIVSTDGERIVAAVHGGFFSVTADTVRVLAESADLAGEVDVDAARKVLADGEASEVDLLVAQGQVRAVEATASA, encoded by the coding sequence ATGGCGGAGATGACAGTTGATCTCGTTGCGGTCGAACGCAAGCTCTGGTCCGGCCAGGCGACGTTCGTCAGCGCGCAGACCACCGAGGGCCAGATCGGCATCATGGCCGGCCATGAGCCGCTGCTCGGTCAGCTCGTCGAGGGCGGCACGGTGAGCATCGTGTCGACCGACGGCGAGCGGATCGTCGCCGCGGTGCACGGCGGCTTCTTCTCGGTCACCGCCGACACCGTGCGGGTGCTGGCCGAGTCCGCCGACCTGGCGGGCGAGGTCGACGTCGACGCGGCGCGCAAGGTGCTGGCCGACGGCGAGGCCTCCGAGGTGGATCTGCTGGTGGCGCAGGGTCAGGTGCGCGCGGTCGAGGCGACCGCTTCGGCCTGA
- a CDS encoding DUF2550 domain-containing protein, which produces MVLLIILVLTLVFVAGASTYRLVMLRRGGTAALLRVLPARGGQGWRHGLIRYDEDRLVFFKLTSLKFGPDSTVHRQGLEIVERRAPQGDEFDIMAEGIVVVAVTDPHNSFELALDRGSMAAFLSWMESRPSDRARRTRGGQP; this is translated from the coding sequence ATGGTTCTGCTGATCATTCTGGTGCTGACGCTCGTGTTCGTAGCAGGTGCATCGACCTACCGGCTGGTGATGCTGCGCCGGGGCGGTACGGCCGCCCTGCTGCGGGTATTGCCCGCGCGCGGCGGCCAGGGCTGGCGGCACGGTCTCATCCGCTACGACGAGGATCGCCTCGTCTTCTTCAAATTGACCAGCCTGAAATTCGGTCCGGACAGCACCGTGCACCGGCAAGGCCTCGAGATCGTCGAGCGACGCGCGCCGCAGGGCGACGAATTCGACATCATGGCCGAGGGCATCGTGGTGGTAGCCGTCACCGATCCGCACAACAGTTTCGAGCTCGCGCTCGACCGCGGATCGATGGCGGCTTTTCTGTCCTGGATGGAGTCGCGCCCGTCCGATCGCGCGCGCCGTACCCGCGGAGGCCAGCCGTGA
- a CDS encoding cob(I)yrinic acid a,c-diamide adenosyltransferase: protein MSVHLTRIYTRTGDDGTTGLSDFSRVPKTDPRLVAYADCDEANAALGVAVALGAPAPEVLAVLRQIQNDLFDAGADLSTPVVEDPKYPPLRITQPYIDRLEKWCDEFNEGLAPLNSFILPGGTPIAALLHTARTVVRRAERSAWAAVEAHPDDTNVLPAKYLNRLSDLLFILSRATNPEGDVLWQPGGGAAR from the coding sequence GTGAGCGTCCACCTGACCCGGATCTACACCCGCACCGGTGACGACGGCACCACCGGCCTGAGCGATTTCTCCCGGGTGCCCAAGACCGACCCCCGCCTGGTCGCCTACGCCGACTGCGACGAGGCCAACGCGGCGCTCGGCGTCGCGGTCGCGCTCGGCGCGCCGGCGCCCGAGGTGCTCGCGGTCCTGCGCCAGATCCAGAACGACCTGTTCGACGCGGGCGCGGATCTGTCGACGCCGGTGGTCGAGGATCCCAAGTACCCGCCCCTGCGGATCACCCAGCCCTACATCGATCGGCTGGAGAAGTGGTGTGACGAGTTCAACGAGGGCCTGGCCCCGCTGAATTCGTTCATCCTGCCCGGCGGTACCCCGATTGCCGCGCTGTTGCACACGGCACGCACCGTGGTGCGACGCGCCGAGCGTTCGGCCTGGGCCGCGGTCGAGGCGCACCCCGACGACACCAATGTGCTGCCGGCCAAATACCTCAATCGGCTGTCGGACCTGCTGTTCATCCTGAGCCGTGCCACCAATCCCGAGGGGGATGTGCTGTGGCAGCCGGGCGGCGGAGCCGCGCGCTGA
- the murA gene encoding UDP-N-acetylglucosamine 1-carboxyvinyltransferase yields the protein MSERFLVSGGNQLVGEVAVGGAKNSVLKLMAAALLAEGTTTITNCPDILDVPLMAEVLRGLGCDVTISDDESGDRSVCTIVTPPEPKYHADFPAVTQFRASVCVLGPLMARCKRAVVALPGGDAIGSRPLDMHQQGLRLLGATSEIEHGCVVARADELQGARIRLDFPSVGATENILMAAVLAEGETVIDNAAREPDIVDLCTMLVQMGARIEGAGSSVLTVQGVKSLSPTTHRVIGDRIVAATWGIAAAMTTGDVRVTGVNPKHLALVLDKLRSAGARISYEPNGFRVVQPERPRAVNFATLPFPGFPTDLQPMAIGLAAIADGTSMITENVFEARFRFVEEMIRLGADARTDGHHAVVRGIPRLSSAPVWSSDIRAGAGLVLAGLVADGVTEVHDVFHIDRGYPKFVEQMQALGGQVERVGTPK from the coding sequence GTGAGCGAACGGTTTCTGGTCTCCGGCGGTAATCAGCTCGTCGGCGAGGTCGCGGTCGGCGGCGCGAAGAACAGCGTGCTGAAGCTGATGGCCGCCGCTTTGCTGGCGGAGGGCACAACCACCATCACCAACTGCCCCGACATCCTCGATGTGCCGCTGATGGCCGAGGTGCTGCGCGGGCTCGGTTGCGATGTGACCATCTCCGACGACGAGAGCGGCGACCGTTCGGTCTGCACGATCGTCACTCCGCCGGAGCCCAAATACCACGCCGACTTCCCGGCGGTCACCCAGTTCCGCGCCTCGGTGTGCGTGCTCGGTCCGCTGATGGCGCGCTGTAAGCGCGCGGTCGTGGCGCTGCCCGGCGGCGACGCCATCGGTTCGCGGCCGCTCGACATGCACCAGCAGGGCCTGCGTCTGCTCGGCGCGACCAGCGAGATCGAGCACGGCTGCGTGGTCGCCCGCGCCGACGAGCTCCAGGGCGCCCGCATCCGGCTCGACTTCCCGTCGGTGGGCGCCACCGAGAACATCCTGATGGCGGCCGTGCTCGCCGAGGGAGAGACGGTCATCGACAACGCGGCGCGCGAGCCCGACATCGTCGACCTGTGCACCATGCTCGTGCAGATGGGTGCGCGGATCGAGGGTGCCGGTTCCTCGGTGCTCACGGTGCAGGGCGTGAAGAGCCTCTCGCCCACCACGCACCGGGTGATCGGCGACCGCATCGTCGCCGCCACCTGGGGTATCGCGGCCGCCATGACCACCGGCGATGTCCGCGTCACCGGGGTGAACCCGAAGCACCTGGCCCTGGTGCTGGACAAGCTCCGCTCGGCGGGCGCTCGAATCTCCTACGAGCCCAACGGTTTCCGCGTGGTCCAGCCGGAGCGCCCGCGTGCGGTGAACTTCGCGACGCTGCCGTTCCCCGGTTTCCCGACCGACCTGCAGCCGATGGCCATCGGCCTGGCCGCCATCGCCGACGGCACCTCGATGATCACCGAGAACGTCTTCGAGGCGCGCTTCCGCTTCGTCGAGGAGATGATCCGGCTGGGTGCCGACGCCAGGACCGACGGCCACCACGCGGTGGTGCGCGGTATCCCGCGGCTGTCGAGCGCGCCGGTGTGGTCGTCCGACATTCGCGCCGGCGCGGGCCTCGTGCTGGCCGGCCTGGTGGCCGACGGCGTCACCGAAGTGCACGATGTCTTCCACATCGACCGCGGCTACCCGAAGTTCGTCGAGCAGATGCAGGCGCTGGGCGGGCAGGTCGAGCGCGTGGGTACGCCGAAATAG
- the nucS gene encoding endonuclease NucS, whose protein sequence is MRLVIARCQVDYVGRLTAHLPMARRLLLIKADGSVLVHSDGGSYKPLNWMSPPCWLEERDIATLVPAELPDGVTPLREGHTALPDTIKALWVVTNKAGEELRITIEDIEHDSSHELGVDPGLVKDGVEAHLQELLAEHVTKLGEGYTLVRREYMTAIGPVDLLCRDADGATVAVEIKRRGEIDGVEQLTRYLELLNRDPLLAPVAGVFAAQQIKPQARTLAEDRGIRCLTLDYDELRGTESNVFRLF, encoded by the coding sequence GTGCGCCTTGTCATTGCTCGTTGCCAGGTCGACTACGTCGGTCGACTGACCGCCCACCTCCCGATGGCTCGCCGGTTACTGCTGATCAAGGCCGACGGGTCGGTTCTCGTGCACTCCGACGGCGGCTCGTACAAGCCGCTGAACTGGATGAGCCCGCCGTGCTGGCTGGAGGAACGCGATATCGCGACCCTGGTCCCCGCGGAGCTGCCCGACGGCGTGACTCCGCTGCGGGAGGGCCACACGGCGCTGCCGGACACCATCAAGGCGCTGTGGGTGGTCACCAACAAGGCCGGCGAGGAACTGCGGATCACCATCGAGGACATCGAGCACGACTCCTCGCACGAACTCGGTGTCGACCCCGGCCTGGTCAAGGACGGCGTGGAAGCGCATCTGCAGGAGCTGCTGGCCGAACACGTGACGAAGCTCGGGGAGGGGTACACCCTCGTCCGGCGCGAATACATGACCGCCATCGGCCCGGTGGACCTGCTGTGCCGCGACGCCGACGGGGCGACCGTGGCGGTGGAGATCAAGCGGCGCGGGGAGATCGACGGCGTCGAACAGCTCACCCGCTACCTGGAACTGCTGAACCGTGACCCGCTGCTGGCGCCGGTGGCGGGCGTGTTCGCCGCCCAGCAGATCAAGCCGCAGGCGCGCACGCTCGCCGAGGACCGGGGAATCCGCTGCCTCACGCTCGATTACGACGAGCTGCGTGGCACGGAGAGCAACGTTTTCCGCCTCTTCTAG
- a CDS encoding coiled-coil domain-containing protein, which translates to MSSPESDRNRFVALPFTVVRKGYAQDEVRNYFDRFDAELRVTATDRDAAAAQARNLASQLEDARDEIDELRKEVDRLSVPPTTAEGMSDRISRMLRLASDEASEVRALAQAEAAEMVSIAEQQATEMRGKYESLLAETKEKREALEIEFEQTLANARTESAKIIEAAQADVERLGKEAEAKRKATQQDFEATMNDRRTKLTRAMEELEATSRAEAAQRIKDATDESNRLISSATQTSERKIAHAKELAEEMRVLRGRVLAQLLGIRGQLDSVPAMLAAVNRESELLDGAPERKSISNNGNNKSVSGSRQTKAIPEVADADEDIVDEDRESADISN; encoded by the coding sequence ATGTCGTCACCTGAGTCCGATCGCAATCGCTTCGTTGCACTGCCCTTCACCGTTGTGCGCAAGGGTTATGCGCAAGACGAGGTGCGCAACTACTTCGACCGCTTCGACGCCGAGCTCCGCGTCACCGCCACCGACCGGGACGCTGCCGCCGCGCAGGCCCGGAATCTCGCCAGCCAGCTGGAAGACGCCCGGGACGAGATCGACGAGCTCCGCAAGGAGGTCGACCGGCTGTCCGTGCCGCCGACCACCGCCGAAGGCATGTCCGACCGTATCTCGCGCATGCTGCGCCTGGCCTCGGACGAAGCGTCCGAGGTCCGCGCGCTGGCGCAGGCCGAGGCCGCGGAGATGGTGTCGATCGCCGAGCAGCAGGCCACCGAGATGCGTGGCAAGTACGAGTCGCTGCTCGCGGAGACCAAGGAGAAGCGCGAGGCACTCGAGATCGAGTTCGAGCAGACCCTCGCGAACGCGCGCACCGAGTCCGCCAAGATCATCGAGGCCGCGCAGGCCGATGTGGAACGTCTCGGCAAGGAGGCCGAGGCCAAGCGCAAGGCCACCCAGCAGGACTTCGAGGCCACCATGAACGATCGGCGCACCAAGCTGACCCGTGCCATGGAGGAGCTCGAGGCCACCAGCCGCGCCGAGGCCGCCCAGCGGATCAAGGACGCGACCGACGAGTCGAACCGCCTGATCAGCTCCGCCACCCAGACCTCCGAGCGCAAGATCGCGCACGCGAAGGAACTGGCCGAGGAGATGCGCGTGCTGCGCGGCCGGGTCCTGGCCCAGCTGCTCGGTATCCGCGGTCAGCTCGACTCGGTGCCCGCCATGCTCGCCGCGGTCAACCGCGAGAGCGAGCTGCTCGACGGCGCCCCCGAGCGCAAGTCGATCAGCAACAACGGCAACAACAAGTCCGTGTCGGGCTCGCGCCAGACCAAGGCCATCCCCGAGGTCGCCGACGCCGACGAGGACATCGTCGACGAGGACCGCGAGAGCGCCGACATCAGCAACTGA
- the mce gene encoding methylmalonyl-CoA epimerase — MTNENIIPADYVIAVDHVGIAVPDLDAAVAWYTDNLGMVETHREVNEAQGVVEAMLSCPAAADRATALQLLAPLTPESTIAKFIDRSGPGLQQLAYRVTDIEAVSAFLRDRGLRLLYEAPRHGTADSRINFIHPKDAGGVLVELVEPNPNVTH, encoded by the coding sequence GTGACCAACGAAAACATCATCCCCGCCGACTACGTCATCGCCGTCGACCACGTGGGTATCGCCGTGCCCGACCTCGACGCCGCCGTGGCCTGGTACACCGACAACCTCGGCATGGTGGAGACCCATCGCGAGGTGAACGAGGCCCAGGGCGTGGTCGAGGCGATGCTGTCGTGCCCCGCCGCGGCCGACCGCGCGACCGCCCTGCAGTTGCTGGCTCCACTCACCCCGGAGTCGACCATCGCCAAGTTCATCGACCGCAGCGGCCCCGGCCTGCAGCAGCTGGCCTACCGGGTCACCGACATCGAGGCCGTTTCGGCGTTCCTGCGCGACCGCGGGCTGCGTTTGCTGTACGAAGCCCCACGTCACGGCACCGCGGATTCCCGCATCAATTTCATCCATCCGAAGGATGCTGGCGGTGTGCTGGTGGAGCTCGTCGAGCCGAACCCGAATGTTACGCACTAG
- a CDS encoding acetyl-CoA C-acetyltransferase, with product MTTSVIVSGARTPVGRLLGGLKDFKASDLAGVAIKAALEKGGVAPEQVDYVILGQVLQAGAGQLPARQAAIAAGIPMDVPSLLINKVCLSGINAIALADQLIRAGEHEIIVAGGMESMSQTPHLLPKSREGHKYGDTTLVDHMAYDGLHDVITDQAMGLLTEDRNDLDKVSREEQDALAAASHQRAAAAWKNGVFENEVVPVAVPQRKGDPIYVTEDEGIRADTTVESLAKLRPAFRKDGTVTAGTASQISDGAAAVIVMSKAKAQELGLEWIAEIGAAGQVAGPDSTLQDQPANAILAACAKEGITPADLDLIEINEAFAAVGVSSTKKLGYDPEKVNVNGGAISIGHPLGMSGARILLHLALELKRRGGGVGAAALCGGGGQGDALIIRVPA from the coding sequence GTGACGACTTCTGTCATCGTGTCCGGTGCGCGTACCCCGGTCGGCAGGCTCCTGGGCGGTCTGAAGGACTTCAAGGCCTCGGATCTGGCCGGTGTGGCCATCAAGGCGGCGCTGGAGAAGGGTGGTGTGGCGCCCGAGCAGGTCGACTACGTCATCCTCGGTCAGGTGCTGCAGGCCGGCGCCGGGCAGCTGCCCGCCCGCCAGGCCGCGATCGCCGCGGGCATCCCGATGGATGTGCCGTCGCTGCTGATCAACAAGGTCTGCCTGTCCGGCATCAACGCCATCGCGCTGGCCGATCAGCTGATCCGCGCCGGTGAGCACGAGATCATCGTGGCCGGCGGCATGGAGTCGATGAGCCAGACCCCGCACCTGCTGCCCAAGAGCCGCGAGGGCCACAAGTACGGCGACACCACCCTGGTGGACCACATGGCCTACGACGGCCTGCACGACGTGATCACCGACCAGGCGATGGGCCTGCTGACCGAGGACCGCAACGACCTCGACAAGGTCAGTCGCGAGGAGCAGGACGCGCTGGCCGCGGCCTCGCACCAGCGTGCCGCCGCCGCGTGGAAGAACGGCGTGTTCGAGAACGAGGTCGTGCCGGTCGCCGTGCCGCAGCGCAAGGGCGACCCGATCTACGTCACCGAGGACGAGGGCATCCGCGCCGACACCACCGTGGAGTCGCTGGCCAAGCTGCGTCCGGCCTTCCGCAAGGACGGCACCGTGACGGCGGGCACCGCCTCGCAGATCTCCGACGGCGCGGCCGCCGTGATCGTGATGAGCAAGGCCAAGGCGCAGGAGCTGGGGCTGGAATGGATCGCCGAGATCGGCGCCGCCGGCCAGGTTGCCGGTCCGGACTCGACCCTGCAGGACCAGCCGGCCAACGCCATCCTCGCCGCGTGCGCGAAGGAAGGCATCACCCCGGCCGACCTGGACCTGATCGAGATCAACGAGGCCTTCGCGGCCGTCGGCGTCTCCTCGACCAAGAAGCTGGGCTACGACCCGGAGAAGGTCAACGTCAACGGTGGTGCCATCTCCATCGGTCACCCGCTGGGCATGTCGGGCGCGCGCATCCTGCTGCACCTGGCGCTGGAGCTGAAGCGTCGCGGTGGCGGCGTCGGCGCGGCCGCCCTGTGCGGTGGCGGTGGCCAGGGCGACGCACTCATCATCCGCGTCCCCGCCTGA
- a CDS encoding DUF3817 domain-containing protein, whose amino-acid sequence MGFFDLRSTASRFRFFAVLEALSWVGLLTGMAFKYLPAEGNEIGVKIFGPVHGAIFVLFVITALLAARELEWSWKTTVLALASSIPPLATVIFEIWAVRTGQLGELSTGAKGSPAAAPTAS is encoded by the coding sequence ATGGGTTTCTTCGATCTGCGGTCCACTGCCAGCCGGTTCCGGTTCTTCGCGGTGCTCGAGGCGCTGTCCTGGGTCGGTCTGCTGACCGGCATGGCGTTCAAGTACCTGCCCGCCGAGGGCAACGAGATCGGCGTGAAGATCTTCGGGCCGGTGCACGGCGCCATCTTCGTGCTGTTCGTGATCACCGCGCTGCTGGCCGCGCGTGAGCTCGAATGGAGCTGGAAGACCACCGTGCTGGCGCTGGCGTCGAGCATTCCGCCGCTGGCCACCGTGATCTTCGAGATCTGGGCCGTGCGCACCGGCCAGCTCGGCGAGCTGAGCACCGGCGCCAAGGGCTCCCCGGCAGCCGCGCCGACGGCTTCGTGA
- a CDS encoding tetratricopeptide repeat protein: MSGAVDLSALKQPPAAPGGAPAASGNHSVTEADFETKVIRRSMQVPVVVALYSQRSPGSVELIRTLERLNADDRGGWDLAAIEAEPNMNIVQALRVQGIPTVIAVAGGQPLADFEGAQPEAQVRQWLDAVMDATAGKLEGDPNAAEAAPEVEDPRFTAAEDALAEGDIAGAEAAYEAILAEEPANEEAKAALRQLRFLTRAQQVDPAVVATADADPANLDAALDAADVELLEQRPEAAFDRIIAAVKRTAGDDRTRARTRLLELFELFDPAEPFVVAARRKLAAALY; the protein is encoded by the coding sequence ATGTCCGGCGCGGTGGACCTGTCCGCGCTGAAGCAGCCGCCCGCCGCTCCCGGCGGTGCGCCTGCGGCCTCGGGGAACCACTCGGTGACCGAGGCGGATTTCGAGACCAAGGTGATCCGCCGCTCGATGCAGGTGCCCGTGGTGGTCGCGCTGTACTCGCAGCGCAGCCCGGGCAGCGTCGAGCTGATCCGCACGCTCGAACGGCTCAACGCCGACGATCGCGGCGGCTGGGATCTGGCCGCCATCGAGGCCGAGCCGAACATGAACATCGTGCAGGCCCTGCGGGTGCAGGGCATTCCCACGGTGATCGCGGTGGCGGGCGGACAGCCGCTGGCCGATTTCGAGGGCGCGCAGCCCGAGGCGCAGGTGCGGCAGTGGCTGGACGCGGTGATGGACGCGACCGCGGGCAAGCTCGAGGGCGACCCGAACGCCGCCGAGGCCGCGCCCGAGGTCGAGGACCCGCGCTTCACCGCCGCCGAAGACGCCCTCGCCGAGGGTGACATCGCCGGCGCCGAGGCCGCCTACGAGGCGATCCTGGCCGAGGAGCCCGCCAACGAGGAAGCCAAGGCGGCGCTGCGTCAGCTGCGGTTCCTGACCAGGGCGCAGCAGGTCGACCCGGCCGTGGTCGCCACCGCCGACGCCGACCCGGCCAACCTGGACGCCGCACTCGACGCGGCCGACGTGGAACTGCTCGAGCAGCGCCCGGAGGCGGCGTTCGACCGGATCATCGCGGCCGTCAAGCGCACGGCGGGCGACGACCGCACCAGGGCCCGCACCCGGCTGCTCGAACTGTTCGAGCTGTTCGACCCGGCCGAGCCGTTCGTGGTCGCGGCCCGGCGCAAGCTGGCCGCCGCGCTGTACTGA